The Acidianus infernus genome window below encodes:
- a CDS encoding DUF1512 domain-containing protein yields the protein MDIILNILAFAQSANNGAAFTFELLYMLFFIVIIAISFIPGLQQQYQMMFMSKDVEKNLNIIENYLKDAKSIAEKLLKEKNFQDPKAFLDRVIDRFVIDPVSIEPTDIINRMKLLLRTNEDTVRQMITKYSPNIDPMSRSQIEVSIEVINALNMIYKVIRHYFLLAKKLKNLMIMYQLQAVAPIYAKLAEAYGKAQKVFLQGIPVGDGLGPLVASRFLMNINDKWSPSKDTIAGSMEFEGRKLIVVKAEGPMATVGEPGEAVQNIVEKEGNKVARIITIDAALKLEGEETGSIAEGMGVAMGDPGPEKIAIERVAAKYNIPIDAVIVKMSMEEAITEMRKEVYEAADKVVNYVKNIILERTKPGDTVVLVGVGNTVGIAQ from the coding sequence TTGGATATAATTTTAAATATATTAGCTTTCGCTCAGTCAGCAAATAATGGTGCAGCGTTCACTTTTGAACTATTGTACATGCTATTCTTTATAGTAATAATAGCAATATCCTTCATCCCTGGGCTTCAACAGCAATACCAAATGATGTTCATGAGCAAAGATGTTGAAAAGAACCTTAATATTATAGAGAATTACCTTAAAGACGCTAAAAGTATAGCTGAAAAATTATTAAAAGAGAAGAACTTTCAAGACCCTAAAGCTTTCCTTGATAGAGTAATAGATAGGTTTGTAATAGATCCAGTAAGTATAGAGCCTACCGATATCATAAATAGAATGAAACTCCTACTCAGGACAAATGAAGATACTGTAAGGCAAATGATAACAAAGTATTCACCAAATATAGATCCAATGAGCAGAAGTCAAATTGAGGTATCGATAGAAGTAATTAACGCGCTTAACATGATATATAAGGTGATTAGGCACTATTTCTTACTAGCCAAGAAATTAAAGAACTTAATGATAATGTACCAACTACAAGCAGTAGCTCCAATTTATGCAAAACTTGCTGAAGCTTATGGAAAAGCCCAGAAAGTCTTCTTACAAGGTATACCAGTAGGTGACGGCTTAGGGCCACTAGTTGCATCAAGATTCTTAATGAATATAAATGACAAGTGGAGTCCAAGCAAAGATACTATAGCGGGTTCAATGGAATTTGAAGGAAGAAAGTTAATAGTCGTTAAAGCAGAAGGACCAATGGCAACAGTAGGAGAACCAGGAGAAGCTGTACAAAATATTGTAGAGAAAGAAGGCAATAAAGTTGCAAGAATAATAACCATAGATGCTGCATTAAAGCTAGAAGGAGAAGAAACCGGAAGCATAGCAGAAGGTATGGGTGTTGCAATGGGCGATCCAGGACCAGAAAAGATAGCAATAGAAAGAGTCGCTGCAAAATATAATATTCCTATAGATGCGGTAATAGTAAAAATGAGCATGGAAGAAGCAATAACTGAAATGAGAAAGGAAGTTTACGAAGCTGCCGATAAAGTTGTAAACTATGTAAAGAACATAATACTAGAGAGAACAAAGCCTGGAGATACTGTAGTACTAGTAGGTGTAGGTAATACTGTAGGAATAGCTCAGTGA